The DNA segment CCCTCTAAACCAAGGAGCCTCTTAAACGGCTCTGATGGAGAAAACGGTACATCTGGACATCCATGCGGTATAAAACTTATCTTACCGCTTGGAACACCATAGTCTCTCGTGACGATATCCACCGCCGTTTTAGCCATAACGATGACCCGGCTACTTAAACGGCTTATATCCTTGACCACTCTCCAGACTCTCGGTTCAGGCTTAGGTAGAACCGTGTGGAACGTGGTCACTATGGGTTTTTCAACCCTTTCGAGAAACTCTAGAATATCGCTTCCCCACTCACCTCCGAATAGACCAAACTCATGCTGTAGATGAATAATGTCTGTCTTTGACCGGTTCACGTAGTCTGCGGCAGACCTATAGCTTTCCAACCGGTTTTTCTCAAGCCTAAATTTAACTTCACGTCCATACCCGTCGACTCTATAGCTTTCGACGGCTAGGACGTTTAACCCGTCTCGATCCATAAAGTTAGATAAAGCCTTCACTAGACTGTTCGTGAAGGTCGCTATCCCACACTTCCGCGGTGGATAGCTTGATACAAACCATATATTTAGCCCCCTAGACACTTGTAACACCTCCCGTCTCATAGGATTCTAAAACGACCGTATCATCCACATTAGGGGTCGATATCTCGTGTAGAACCGTGTTCTCTTGAGCCACCAGCCTATGCGGAGTACCAGGTTTAACCGTATATGCTGAGTCCCTTTCAAGCACCGCCAGTACGCCGTCTGTAGAGTGAACCTCTAGCTTACCCTTGATCACATGTATGGTCTCTTCCCTAACCCTATGGTAGTGTAGCGGAACCCTATATCCTTCTTTAACAAGGACCTTCTTGTAGACGTAGCCCTCCGCCGACGCGATTGTTTTCTCATATCCCCAGGGCTTCTCGACCCTATGGGCGAACTCTCTTCGAACTTCCTCTAGGTCTTTAACCGTATCTATCGATTTCCAGAAGATGTCGGAGTCCGGCTCCATGTAACTTCCGAGCAAACCCGCCTTGGCAAGCTTCGGGAAAACGTCGACCTCTATATCCGAAGGCAGCTTCGATATCGTTCCTGCAAAGTCAAGAATATCGAAGTCCTCCCTAACGACGTATATACCGGCGTTTATATAGTATGGTAGCACGGGCTTCTCTACGAACCTGACTATGACACCGCCGTTGATGTCCACGATTCCGTAAGGGCTTCGCATACTCACGACGAGCATCGTAACAGGATAGGACGCGTTCTCCACCATGTTCCTTAAGTTTATATCCGTTATCACGTCGCCGTTCATTATGACAAGTCTAGCCTTAGGCCTATACTCCCTCAAGGCCTTAGCTATGGCACCCCAAGTACCCAACGGCTCCTCCTCAACAGAGTATAGTATCTCTAGCCCATTCCAAGAGTCTCCATACCTTTCTTCAACCTTCTCATGCATGTAACCTGTGAGCAGGATAACCTCATCTACACCAGCATACTTCAGGTCTAGAAGCTGCTTATCTAATATAGTGAAACCTTCTCTAATCTCGACTAAAGGCTTAGGCATCCTATCAGTTATGGGCCTAAGCCTTTTACCCAAACCCCCGCATAAAACCATGCCGACTTTCTTCATGGAAGACACCCCCGAATATGGGGTATAAACCGTTTTAGATCGTTTAAATGGCTTAATCGCCCCTTTGGCAACTACCCGATAAAGTAGTCCGACCAGAGCTAGCTATGTGATCTAAAACCCCCTTTTAAACTTTTTCTTTTAAAGAAGTGTATACGTTGTTTCGAAAAATTTAACTACGAAGGTGTAAGGCTCCTCGGCTCGTTTCAAGATGTCCATGTGAAAACCGTAGTCGGGTGAAACGTTTATTAGCAGTTTTTCTAGCTATATAAGCGGGTCTCTATGACTTCAAGGTATTTCATACCCGGTGCCACGACCATCGGCCTGGTATTCAAAGATGGTGTTATCCTAGCTTCTGAGAAGCGGTATGCATATGGGTACTTCGTCTTGAGTAGGTCTGTTAAGAAGGTTTTCAGGATAACAGACACTATAGGCGCCGCTTGCGCCGGTTTGGTTTCAGACATGCAATCTATAATCCAAGAGGTCAGGGCAAATATGAAGCTTCACGAGTTTGAGATAGGTAGACCCTGCTCTGTAAGGGCCGCGGCTAAACTCACGTCTCAGCTTCTGTTTTACCGGAGGCTTTCCCCACTTCTAACTCAGACTTTGGTAGCTGGTGTGGATGATGAAGGTCCAAGCCTATATGTGTTAGACCCCTTAGGCTCTGTTATAAAGGACGATTACGCGGTCGTCGGTTCCGGCTCCGAGATCTCGATCGGTGTATTGGAGGCAGAGTATAAACCCGGTATGAACCTCGAAGAATCTAGAAACCTCGTGGTTAAGAGTATGAGAGCCGCTATGGCCAGGGACGCTGCGAGCGGAGACGGCATAGATATACTCTCCATAACCACCGAGAAGTCTTGGGAAGAGTTCATACCAGTGCGATAGTCTATGGTTGTACTAGGACTTGATTTAGCTGGTGTAGAGACGCGTCCGACAGGTTTCTGTATATTAGATGAAGAATTATCGGCTGAGACCGGTATTCTATATGGAGATGCTGAGATACTCAAGGTTGTTCTGGAATATAGACCCTCTATCGTGGCCATAGACGCTCCGTTGCATCTACCCCGAGGTAGAAGATCGATAGAGGATAGGTCTGGCCCCCATTTAAGAGAGTGCGATAGAGCGCTCCTTAAGGCTGGTATAAGGTTTCTTCCGATAACCCTTGGAGCAATGAGGAAGTTAACGGTCAGGGGTATGAGGCTTAAAGAGAAGCTTGAGAGCCTGGGGTTTGAGGTCATAGAGGTCTATCCTGGCGGTGCCCAAGACGTGTTGGGGATCCCGAGGGGAAAACATAGTCTTGAAGGGTTGAGAAAGGGGCTCGCAAGACTAGGGTTGAAGGGACTGAGAGAGGGACTGACTGTTCATGAGCTTGACGCGGCTACCGCGGCTTACGTGGGCTATCTATATCTTAAGGGAGAGTACGCCGCTTTAGGCGACGAATCTGAGGGGCTCATCATAATGCCTAAAAGCGAAAGGTTTTCGAGTATACATGGCTAGTTAAGCATCTTTAAGCCCGATTACTCCATCGGTCGGAACGGTACGCTGACCTATGTCGGATGCTTCTTGGATGTCAGGAATATGAGTACGCCTAGCGAGCCGACCATCGAAGCCGCTATGAAGGGTGTCTGCGGCGAGACCGACCAGAGTAGACCCTCTGTCAGAGACGCGGGTATCCTGATCGACTCCCTTATGAGATAATAGAGCCCTATGGTTCTACCCTGGTAGGGTCCCTCGGCTAGGTCGACTATGAGAGCCTTTCTAGCGGGTTCCCCTATCTCTCTTAAGCCGTTTATTATGAAGGCCAATGGGAGGAGGCTAGGGCCAGGTATTGTTATGAGCACCGCCGGGAACAGGGCGAAAACATGAACGTTAAGGCTACGAACGGTTTTCTACCGTAGATATCCGTCAGCTTAGCCGCTGGGAGATAGGATAGGATGGACATGATCATCTGGACCGAAATCAACAATCCATATTGTAAAGGAGAAGCCCCGAGGATGTTTAAGACGTATAGGACTACGTATACTTTCACCGTGTTGCTCGCAAGCCTAGCCGCTATATCGGCTACGAGAAGCTTCTTAACCATACAGGGTTACTGACCGGTAAAGCGGGTGATTCCTACTTAAGGTTTATCGCTCATGAACCGTGGGGAAACGACGTCTTATAGCCTGCGTGTATCTTGAAGAACCTCTTACCGTAGGCCTCTAGGAACATGTACTCCGCCACTAGACCTGTGCAGTGTCCTGTATGCACCTCTTCGACACCGAGCTTCTTAAGCTCAGCTATCGTCCGACCTATGAAATCCCTGTCCGAAGAAACGAGGTGAAAGCCGCCTAAGACCGCGTATACCCGTTTCCCCAGCCTTTTAGAGGCGTGTCTAACCATGTTGACCACCCCAGAGTGGCTACAACCAGTTATCAATATGAGACCTAGCCCCTCGACGTCGACCGCTAACCCC comes from the Candidatus Bathyarchaeota archaeon genome and includes:
- a CDS encoding cupin domain-containing protein, producing MKKVGMVLCGGLGKRLRPITDRMPKPLVEIREGFTILDKQLLDLKYAGVDEVILLTGYMHEKVEERYGDSWNGLEILYSVEEEPLGTWGAIAKALREYRPKARLVIMNGDVITDINLRNMVENASYPVTMLVVSMRSPYGIVDINGGVIVRFVEKPVLPYYINAGIYVVREDFDILDFAGTISKLPSDIEVDVFPKLAKAGLLGSYMEPDSDIFWKSIDTVKDLEEVRREFAHRVEKPWGYEKTIASAEGYVYKKVLVKEGYRVPLHYHRVREETIHVIKGKLEVHSTDGVLAVLERDSAYTVKPGTPHRLVAQENTVLHEISTPNVDDTVVLESYETGGVTSV
- the psmB gene encoding archaeal proteasome endopeptidase complex subunit beta — protein: MTSRYFIPGATTIGLVFKDGVILASEKRYAYGYFVLSRSVKKVFRITDTIGAACAGLVSDMQSIIQEVRANMKLHEFEIGRPCSVRAAAKLTSQLLFYRRLSPLLTQTLVAGVDDEGPSLYVLDPLGSVIKDDYAVVGSGSEISIGVLEAEYKPGMNLEESRNLVVKSMRAAMARDAASGDGIDILSITTEKSWEEFIPVR
- a CDS encoding DUF429 domain-containing protein; its protein translation is MVVLGLDLAGVETRPTGFCILDEELSAETGILYGDAEILKVVLEYRPSIVAIDAPLHLPRGRRSIEDRSGPHLRECDRALLKAGIRFLPITLGAMRKLTVRGMRLKEKLESLGFEVIEVYPGGAQDVLGIPRGKHSLEGLRKGLARLGLKGLREGLTVHELDAATAAYVGYLYLKGEYAALGDESEGLIIMPKSERFSSIHG